The Xanthobacter flavus genome includes a window with the following:
- a CDS encoding ABC transporter substrate-binding protein codes for MKASILFSAALSLLCAAPAFADPVKVGVILPQTGVGAVLAKQMQAAIELAVAHEGGKLGGQPVEFIWSDSQGKADVAKQLADEMVKSKRVDFLVGPVFSSEMMAVHGGLARTDAFVISPISGPAPIAGKSCSANFFNVSSQNDQQAEALGAYLEKLGVKRVYVMTVNNQAGKDMVSGFKRNFKGELVGEVYTRFGQVDFAAELSALRTGAPEATFIFYPGDMGVQYVKQYAQAGLAKSTPLYTVWTVDQATLPAVGDDAIGVRSGNVWSVDLPNAANARFVADFKQKNGFLPNDYAAHAYDSILLVSSAVKAVNGDMSRKDDIRKALQKADFASNRGKFAFNTNHFPIEDYYVREVVKGEDGTLVTKTVEKVMTDAKDAYYQDCPLK; via the coding sequence ATGAAAGCCAGCATCCTTTTCAGCGCAGCCCTGTCTCTCCTTTGCGCCGCCCCCGCCTTTGCCGACCCGGTGAAGGTCGGCGTCATCCTGCCCCAGACCGGTGTCGGTGCCGTGCTCGCCAAGCAGATGCAGGCGGCTATCGAACTCGCCGTCGCCCACGAGGGCGGCAAACTTGGCGGACAGCCGGTGGAATTCATCTGGAGCGACAGCCAGGGCAAGGCGGACGTGGCCAAGCAGCTCGCCGACGAGATGGTGAAGTCGAAGCGCGTGGACTTCCTCGTCGGCCCCGTCTTCTCCTCGGAGATGATGGCGGTGCATGGCGGCCTCGCCCGTACCGACGCCTTCGTGATCTCGCCCATTTCCGGGCCGGCGCCCATCGCCGGCAAGTCCTGCTCGGCGAATTTCTTCAACGTGTCGTCGCAGAACGACCAGCAGGCCGAGGCGCTCGGCGCCTATCTGGAGAAGCTCGGCGTCAAGCGCGTCTATGTCATGACGGTCAACAACCAGGCCGGCAAGGACATGGTTTCCGGCTTCAAGCGCAACTTCAAGGGCGAGCTCGTCGGCGAGGTCTACACGCGGTTCGGGCAGGTGGACTTCGCCGCCGAGCTGAGCGCCCTGCGCACCGGCGCGCCGGAAGCCACCTTCATCTTCTATCCCGGCGACATGGGCGTCCAATACGTGAAGCAGTACGCCCAGGCCGGCCTGGCAAAGTCGACGCCGCTCTACACCGTGTGGACGGTGGACCAAGCGACGCTGCCGGCCGTGGGCGACGACGCCATCGGCGTGCGCTCCGGCAATGTGTGGAGTGTGGACCTGCCCAACGCCGCGAACGCCCGGTTCGTTGCCGACTTCAAGCAAAAGAACGGCTTCCTGCCCAACGACTACGCAGCCCACGCATACGATTCCATTCTGCTTGTCTCCAGCGCGGTCAAGGCGGTGAATGGCGACATGAGCCGGAAGGACGACATCCGCAAGGCGCTGCAGAAGGCGGACTTCGCCTCGAACCGCGGAAAATTTGCATTCAATACCAACCACTTCCCCATCGAAGACTATTATGTCCGCGAGGTGGTGAAGGGCGAGGATGGCACGCTCGTGACGAAGACCGTCGAGAAGGTGATGACGGACGCGAAGGATGCCTATTACCAGGACTGCCCGCTGAAGTGA
- a CDS encoding ABC transporter ATP-binding protein has product MRRYGGVAALDGVTLDIARGQVTGLIGPNGAGKTTLLNALTGLAWPEGGTVRLEGEDVTGLPAHVMAGKGVVRSFQIVRELSSLTVFETLLAAPPAQSGESVAGALFGRRKWWAQECANADLARALLERVGLVKLADQPSAMLSGGQKKLLEMARALLMKPKLILLDEPGAGVSPPLRLEIVRLVRELKAEGLTFGIVEHDMHLVEEVCDRVHVLALGRVLVSGTFAEATSDPRVVSAYLGVAA; this is encoded by the coding sequence ATGCGTCGCTATGGCGGCGTCGCCGCCCTCGATGGCGTGACCCTCGATATCGCCCGCGGTCAGGTCACCGGCCTCATCGGTCCCAACGGCGCGGGCAAGACCACGCTGCTCAACGCACTGACCGGCCTCGCCTGGCCCGAAGGCGGCACGGTGCGTCTGGAGGGCGAGGACGTCACCGGCCTGCCGGCCCACGTGATGGCAGGCAAGGGCGTGGTCCGGTCCTTCCAGATCGTGCGCGAGCTCTCCAGCCTGACCGTATTCGAGACGCTTCTCGCCGCGCCGCCAGCCCAAAGCGGTGAGAGCGTGGCGGGCGCCCTGTTCGGCCGCCGCAAATGGTGGGCGCAGGAGTGCGCCAATGCCGACCTCGCCCGTGCGCTGCTGGAGCGGGTGGGGCTCGTCAAGCTCGCCGACCAACCGTCCGCGATGCTTTCCGGTGGCCAGAAGAAACTGCTGGAAATGGCGCGCGCGCTGCTGATGAAGCCCAAGCTGATCCTGCTCGACGAGCCGGGTGCGGGCGTCTCGCCGCCGCTGCGTCTCGAGATCGTGCGGCTGGTTCGGGAGCTGAAGGCGGAAGGCCTCACCTTCGGTATCGTCGAGCATGACATGCATCTGGTGGAGGAGGTGTGCGACCGCGTCCACGTGCTCGCCCTGGGGCGCGTGCTCGTCTCCGGCACGTTCGCCGAAGCGACCTCGGATCCGCGCGTGGTCTCCGCCTATCTCGGGGTGGCGGCATGA
- a CDS encoding ABC transporter ATP-binding protein — translation MTAAPLDSKTAELSLALSVSGLRAGYGRGGDIVCGIDLAQQAESIVAVIGPNGSGKSSFIKTIAGLVPTRAGTVAVTGRDITTLSPARRVAAGLAYVPQEANIFATLTIAENLKLATEFLRGRAGVGPEQREKVLDLFPELRQRPRTLAGNLSGGQRQMLAFACALLANPEVLLLDEPSAGLSPKIVGETMEAVVRVREAGVTVLLVEQNVAAALGIADEVVVLVAGRLTLRATAGDIRQADLAGLFFGKAA, via the coding sequence ATGACGGCGGCCCCCCTCGATTCCAAGACGGCCGAGCTGTCCCTCGCTTTGTCCGTATCGGGTCTGCGCGCAGGCTACGGCAGGGGCGGGGACATCGTGTGCGGCATCGACCTCGCGCAGCAGGCCGAGAGCATCGTCGCCGTCATCGGTCCGAACGGCTCGGGCAAGTCGTCCTTCATCAAGACAATCGCCGGCCTGGTGCCGACGCGGGCCGGGACCGTGGCCGTGACCGGCCGGGACATCACCACGCTGTCGCCGGCGCGCCGGGTGGCGGCGGGGCTCGCCTATGTGCCGCAGGAAGCCAACATCTTCGCCACCCTCACCATCGCCGAGAATCTGAAGCTCGCCACCGAATTCCTGCGCGGCCGGGCCGGCGTGGGGCCGGAGCAGCGGGAGAAGGTGCTGGACCTCTTCCCGGAGCTTCGCCAGCGGCCGCGCACGCTCGCGGGCAACCTCTCCGGCGGCCAGCGGCAGATGCTGGCCTTCGCCTGTGCGCTCCTAGCAAACCCAGAGGTATTGCTGCTGGACGAGCCCTCCGCAGGCCTCTCGCCCAAGATCGTCGGTGAGACGATGGAGGCGGTGGTCCGCGTGCGGGAGGCGGGCGTCACAGTGCTGCTGGTGGAGCAGAATGTCGCCGCGGCGCTCGGTATCGCCGATGAGGTGGTGGTGCTGGTCGCCGGCCGGCTGACCCTGCGCGCCACTGCCGGCGACATCCGGCAGGCGGACCTCGCCGGCCTGTTCTTCGGAAAGGCGGCCTAA
- a CDS encoding branched-chain amino acid ABC transporter permease yields MISYLVTVVILVAIAALVGLALNLQWGLAGLVNFGVAGFVALGAYTLAISAPYVGWFAGLALAAAVCAGLSMLLSLLTIRLEENYLAIVTIGFAEIVRILLLNLGGLTGGALGIADIPRPFASITPAGWGDAVILAFAVGLVAVAFVFSEALVRSPFGRALRAVRDDATAAAALGKPVLALRVRAFAIGGAIMGVAGALHAFFLTYIDPSQFTPIITAYAFMAVIAGGRGSNLGLVLGAGSIMLILEATRFLKDLIPGIDGAQLSALRLGMIGVGIVLLLILRPEGLVSEPKRRFAEFFPPESEKA; encoded by the coding sequence ATGATCTCCTACCTCGTCACCGTCGTCATCCTCGTCGCCATCGCGGCCCTCGTGGGGCTGGCGCTGAACCTGCAATGGGGCCTAGCGGGTCTGGTCAATTTCGGCGTCGCCGGCTTCGTCGCGCTCGGCGCATACACCCTCGCCATCAGCGCGCCGTATGTGGGCTGGTTCGCCGGTCTCGCACTGGCCGCGGCGGTCTGCGCCGGGCTGTCCATGCTGCTGTCGCTGCTCACCATCCGGCTGGAGGAGAACTATCTCGCCATCGTCACCATCGGCTTCGCGGAGATCGTGCGCATCCTGCTGCTCAATCTCGGCGGCCTGACCGGTGGTGCCCTCGGCATCGCCGACATACCGCGACCCTTCGCGAGCATCACGCCGGCCGGGTGGGGCGATGCGGTGATCCTCGCCTTCGCGGTTGGGCTGGTGGCGGTCGCCTTCGTCTTCAGCGAGGCGCTGGTCCGCTCGCCCTTCGGCCGCGCCCTGCGCGCGGTCCGCGACGATGCGACGGCGGCGGCGGCGCTGGGCAAGCCGGTGCTCGCCCTGCGGGTGCGCGCCTTCGCCATCGGCGGGGCGATCATGGGCGTGGCTGGGGCGCTGCACGCCTTCTTCCTGACCTATATCGACCCGAGCCAGTTCACGCCCATCATCACCGCCTATGCCTTCATGGCGGTGATCGCCGGCGGGCGCGGCTCCAACCTCGGCCTGGTGCTTGGCGCCGGCTCCATCATGCTGATCCTGGAGGCGACGCGCTTCCTCAAGGACCTCATCCCCGGCATCGACGGCGCCCAGCTGTCCGCGCTGCGGCTCGGGATGATCGGGGTCGGCATCGTGCTCCTGCTCATCCTGCGGCCGGAGGGCCTCGTCTCCGAGCCGAAGCGCCGCTTCGCCGAATTCTTCCCGCCCGAAAGCGAGAAAGCCTGA
- a CDS encoding branched-chain amino acid ABC transporter permease, with protein sequence MALQLFLNGLVTGLLLALPALALTLVFGILRFANFAVGAFLTLGAYAAYTANVVLGLPLPIAAAFAAATVALASLIADALVFERLRARGSITLLVASMGVSLVVENICRFIFGNAARSFDLAVARPIRWNGLRINHEQIITAGVVVIALVLLHLLITASPLGRAMRAVADNAALAAVRGVERRTIARITFALTGALIGLAGVLAGLDRAIDPLMGWNYQIPIFAAAILGGLGSPIGAVAGALLIGVAEEMSALVLPVSFRQIVSFGVILLLLLFRANGLFGAKAIRK encoded by the coding sequence ATGGCGCTTCAGCTTTTCCTCAACGGCCTCGTCACCGGCCTTCTGCTCGCCCTGCCGGCGCTGGCGCTGACTCTGGTGTTCGGCATCCTGCGCTTCGCAAACTTCGCCGTGGGCGCTTTCCTCACGCTGGGGGCCTATGCGGCCTATACGGCGAACGTGGTGCTCGGGCTGCCCCTGCCGATTGCGGCGGCCTTTGCTGCGGCGACGGTGGCGCTCGCCTCCCTCATCGCCGATGCGCTGGTATTCGAGCGGCTGCGCGCCCGCGGCTCCATCACGTTGCTGGTCGCCTCCATGGGCGTCTCGCTCGTGGTGGAGAACATCTGCCGCTTCATCTTCGGCAATGCCGCGCGCAGCTTCGATCTCGCGGTTGCGCGACCGATCCGCTGGAACGGCCTGCGCATCAATCACGAGCAGATCATCACCGCCGGCGTGGTTGTCATCGCGCTTGTGCTGCTGCACCTGCTCATTACCGCCTCGCCGCTCGGCCGCGCCATGCGGGCGGTGGCGGACAACGCCGCGCTCGCGGCCGTGCGCGGGGTGGAGCGGCGGACCATCGCGCGCATCACCTTCGCCCTCACTGGCGCGCTGATCGGGCTTGCGGGCGTGCTGGCGGGGCTCGATCGCGCCATCGATCCGCTGATGGGCTGGAACTATCAGATTCCCATCTTCGCCGCCGCCATCCTCGGTGGGCTGGGCAGTCCCATCGGCGCGGTGGCAGGCGCGCTTCTCATCGGCGTGGCGGAGGAGATGTCCGCCCTCGTCCTGCCCGTCTCGTTCCGGCAGATCGTGAGCTTCGGCGTCATCCTGCTGCTCCTCCTGTTCCGCGCCAATGGCCTGTTCGGGGCCAAGGCCATCAGAAAGTGA
- a CDS encoding TetR/AcrR family transcriptional regulator: MKIAILKAANELLEERGLSGFTIDAVATRSGTARSSIYRWWPNRGALAMAGFLAETAQKISYPTTSSAVADVKSQMMRVAEVYGQKVGRTISALVAQGQSDPETLRALLEGYVLPRREEAKKALLRGIANRELRADIDLDVVIDALYGPIWYRILVPHAPLTPAWAGSLADCVFDGLRPPAAVSVRMA; encoded by the coding sequence GTGAAGATCGCAATCCTCAAGGCAGCGAACGAGCTGCTCGAAGAGCGCGGACTTTCGGGCTTTACGATCGATGCCGTTGCAACCCGCTCGGGTACGGCGCGCTCATCCATCTACCGCTGGTGGCCGAACCGTGGGGCATTGGCGATGGCAGGCTTCCTCGCGGAGACTGCTCAAAAGATCAGCTATCCGACGACGTCCTCGGCGGTTGCCGACGTGAAGAGCCAGATGATGCGGGTCGCCGAGGTCTATGGCCAGAAGGTGGGGCGCACCATTTCCGCGCTGGTCGCCCAGGGCCAGAGCGACCCGGAGACGTTGCGCGCGCTCCTCGAGGGCTATGTCCTGCCGCGCCGGGAAGAGGCGAAGAAGGCCCTCCTGCGGGGGATCGCGAACAGGGAGCTGCGCGCCGACATCGATCTCGATGTGGTGATCGATGCGCTCTACGGGCCGATCTGGTATCGCATCCTCGTTCCGCACGCACCCCTGACCCCAGCGTGGGCCGGGAGCCTCGCCGACTGCGTTTTTGATGGCCTCCGTCCGCCCGCGGCCGTTTCGGTACGCATGGCGTGA
- a CDS encoding LysR substrate-binding domain-containing protein: MSHPLEIALLRTFVLLVEEKSVTRVARRLNRTQPAVSLQIRRLEAAAGFPLFEPDLRHLKLSRHGEMLLPHARTMLRLDEEARLRLSADDVAGRVTLGCPDLYAAFLLPDTLARFRDTYPGVEVTVRCALSRQLAQDMSEGLLDIAIATRMPGVSPRVGTGTLLRPEPLIWLGAEGGSAHLADPVPLAMLPDGNLYRDYALAALDRIGRRWRIACVSESIAGLQSMALADSAVCVLAQSVRTPGLVRLGSAEGLPALEGVDLILWERHPGGSSAADHLAAHIRRSVSEGA; this comes from the coding sequence ATGTCGCACCCGTTGGAGATCGCCCTGCTGCGCACCTTCGTCCTCCTGGTGGAGGAGAAGAGCGTGACCCGCGTGGCCCGGCGCCTGAACCGCACGCAGCCCGCCGTTAGCCTGCAGATCCGGAGGCTGGAGGCGGCTGCCGGCTTTCCTTTGTTCGAGCCGGACCTGCGGCATCTCAAGCTGTCGCGCCACGGGGAGATGCTTCTGCCGCATGCGCGCACCATGCTGCGGCTCGACGAGGAGGCCCGGCTGCGGCTCTCTGCGGACGATGTGGCGGGGCGCGTCACGCTGGGCTGTCCGGATCTTTATGCCGCCTTCCTGCTGCCGGACACCCTGGCGCGCTTTCGCGACACCTATCCGGGGGTGGAGGTGACTGTGCGTTGCGCTCTGTCGCGACAACTCGCGCAGGACATGAGCGAAGGCCTTCTGGACATTGCTATCGCCACACGGATGCCCGGCGTCTCGCCGCGCGTGGGCACCGGCACACTCCTGCGGCCCGAGCCGTTGATCTGGCTGGGGGCGGAAGGCGGCAGCGCGCACCTCGCCGACCCTGTCCCGCTCGCCATGCTGCCGGACGGCAATCTCTATCGGGACTATGCGCTGGCGGCGCTCGACCGTATCGGCCGGCGCTGGCGCATCGCCTGCGTATCGGAAAGCATTGCCGGGCTTCAGTCCATGGCTCTCGCGGATTCGGCGGTCTGCGTCCTGGCCCAGTCGGTGCGCACGCCGGGGCTGGTCCGCCTCGGCAGCGCGGAGGGCCTGCCGGCGCTTGAAGGCGTGGACCTCATCCTGTGGGAGCGCCATCCCGGCGGCTCGTCGGCAGCGGACCATCTTGCCGCTCACATTCGCCGGTCCGTGTCGGAAGGGGCGTGA
- a CDS encoding phytanoyl-CoA dioxygenase family protein, with product MTGVLSPEQIAHFNSEGFLCPVRAISAEEARAYRNKIEDFEASSGEEVNKRLKIKAHLAFPWLIELARHPRIVSAVQDILGPDILLFGSSAFAKNARDPRFVSWHQDSAYYGLNPHQEVTVWLALSRASTESGCMKVIPKSHLGPDLVHEETFDADNLLARGQKVTVDESLAVDMPLEPGEFSLHHERTVHGSPANMSDDRRIGIAFFYMPAHCRSMLGRRSALLIAGEDRHGHWDRDPEPRFDLDPESLAFMEEVWASYRDDATTVQAARLA from the coding sequence ATGACTGGCGTGCTCAGCCCCGAACAGATCGCGCATTTCAATTCCGAGGGATTTCTCTGTCCGGTCCGGGCCATCAGCGCCGAAGAGGCCCGCGCCTATCGCAATAAAATCGAAGACTTCGAGGCCAGCTCCGGCGAGGAGGTGAACAAGCGCCTCAAGATCAAGGCCCATCTGGCCTTTCCCTGGCTGATCGAACTGGCGCGCCATCCGCGCATCGTGTCGGCCGTCCAGGATATTCTGGGGCCAGACATACTGCTCTTCGGCTCGTCCGCCTTCGCCAAGAATGCGCGAGACCCCCGCTTCGTTTCCTGGCACCAGGACTCCGCTTACTACGGCCTGAACCCGCACCAGGAAGTCACCGTCTGGCTCGCTCTGTCGCGCGCCAGCACCGAGAGCGGCTGCATGAAGGTCATCCCGAAGAGCCACCTTGGCCCGGACCTCGTCCACGAGGAGACCTTCGATGCCGACAACCTGCTCGCCCGCGGCCAGAAGGTGACGGTGGACGAGAGCCTCGCCGTCGACATGCCCCTCGAACCGGGCGAGTTCTCCCTGCATCACGAGCGCACGGTGCATGGATCGCCCGCCAACATGTCGGACGACCGGCGCATCGGCATCGCCTTCTTCTACATGCCCGCTCATTGCCGTTCGATGCTGGGGCGCCGTTCCGCCCTGCTCATCGCCGGCGAAGATCGCCACGGCCATTGGGATCGCGATCCCGAGCCGCGCTTCGACCTCGACCCCGAGAGCCTCGCCTTCATGGAAGAGGTCTGGGCGAGCTACCGCGACGACGCGACGACCGTTCAGGCCGCCCGCCTCGCCTGA